A genome region from Tolypothrix sp. PCC 7712 includes the following:
- a CDS encoding DMT family transporter, whose translation MSFHNVTVRVLFSEHLVLSLFLLGGYVKPDLQSSFLLMFMRMLLVVPLMASVSFKLYPSAPQEFLSLFRQERRDVMLQALGCGVLMFLYITALYIGIGLIPTGIALTIFFTYPVFTALLSWKFFGDRPTSFSWLVMGIILVGSVLTVPQSSATNSSNTIAIGICASLIAGIFNAFYNVLAQKCLEKFHPVPFTWISFASTLILSGLSLLLFPLPSAQLDWTPMWIGSIFSGLVSFLGHTLNNLGIRSIGATTASIIGASSPAMTALVAWATISETLNLIQCVGIGIVTLGIALLSREKFMGKRIRG comes from the coding sequence TTGTCATTTCACAACGTTACCGTCCGAGTTTTATTTTCAGAACATCTCGTACTGAGTTTATTTTTACTTGGTGGTTACGTTAAACCAGATTTACAAAGTTCATTCTTACTAATGTTTATGCGGATGCTGCTAGTGGTTCCACTAATGGCATCTGTATCATTCAAGCTATATCCATCTGCTCCGCAAGAATTCCTCAGCTTATTCAGACAGGAACGCCGAGATGTGATGCTGCAAGCCTTGGGCTGTGGAGTACTCATGTTTTTGTACATTACCGCGCTGTACATTGGCATTGGCTTGATACCCACAGGAATTGCACTCACTATATTTTTCACCTATCCGGTGTTTACAGCCCTGCTGTCTTGGAAATTCTTTGGCGATCGCCCCACTTCCTTTAGTTGGCTAGTTATGGGTATTATTCTCGTAGGCAGCGTTCTTACAGTTCCCCAATCTTCTGCTACCAACAGCAGTAATACCATTGCGATCGGCATTTGCGCCAGCCTAATTGCGGGAATTTTTAACGCCTTCTATAACGTCCTCGCCCAAAAATGTTTAGAAAAATTCCATCCAGTTCCCTTTACTTGGATTAGTTTTGCCTCAACTCTAATACTTTCTGGATTGAGTTTACTCTTATTTCCCCTTCCCAGCGCCCAGCTTGACTGGACACCTATGTGGATTGGCAGTATTTTTTCGGGTTTAGTCAGTTTTCTCGGTCATACTCTCAATAATTTAGGGATTCGCTCGATTGGTGCAACTACCGCCTCTATTATTGGCGCGAGTAGCCCAGCCATGACAGCCTTAGTTGCATGGGCAACAATTAGCGAAACTTTAAACCTGATTCAATGTGTGGGGATTGGTATCGTCACCTTGGGAATCGCTTTGTTGAGCCGAGAGAAGTTTATGGGGAAGCGAATTAGGGGATGA